One stretch of Jiangella gansuensis DSM 44835 DNA includes these proteins:
- a CDS encoding ABC transporter substrate-binding protein: MILITNWRRTMSAIVLPTAAALALTACGDETTAGSTSGSTEGSSGSGYVVDHAMGTTELAEDPERVVVLDSPHLDAAVALGVTPVGATEAEAGVGFPDYLGSDLDGVEVVGITIEPSVEAVAELAPDLIIGAKVRHEAMYDDLSQIAPTVFSENSGTTWKEQVEVVGAALNKADEARALLEEFSERAADIGSAVDAEGTTLSMVRFLPENFRLYGPDTFSGSVLTEVGFDLGDHEWNQFSMMELSPEQFEHADADVIIHTTYGAPDTTTRGAVEQLWSGLPAVSSGALYEVEDDTWMLGIGVLGANLILDELEEMLA; this comes from the coding sequence ATGATCCTCATAACCAATTGGCGTCGCACGATGTCGGCCATCGTCCTCCCGACCGCGGCAGCGCTGGCCCTCACCGCCTGCGGAGACGAGACGACGGCCGGTTCCACGAGCGGCTCTACGGAAGGCAGCAGTGGGTCGGGGTACGTCGTCGACCACGCGATGGGCACCACGGAGCTGGCCGAGGACCCCGAGCGCGTGGTCGTGCTCGACTCGCCCCACCTGGATGCAGCCGTGGCGCTGGGGGTGACCCCGGTCGGCGCGACTGAGGCGGAGGCCGGGGTCGGATTCCCGGACTACCTCGGAAGCGACCTGGACGGCGTCGAGGTGGTCGGGATCACGATCGAACCGAGCGTGGAGGCAGTGGCCGAGCTCGCGCCCGACCTGATCATCGGCGCGAAGGTGCGGCACGAGGCCATGTACGACGACCTGAGCCAGATCGCGCCCACCGTGTTCTCGGAGAACTCCGGCACCACCTGGAAGGAGCAGGTGGAGGTGGTCGGCGCCGCGCTGAACAAGGCGGACGAGGCGCGGGCGCTGCTGGAGGAGTTCTCGGAGCGGGCGGCCGACATCGGCTCGGCCGTGGATGCCGAAGGCACGACGCTCTCCATGGTCCGGTTCCTCCCGGAGAACTTCCGCCTGTACGGGCCCGACACGTTCTCCGGCTCGGTCCTGACCGAGGTCGGCTTCGACCTCGGCGACCACGAATGGAACCAGTTCTCGATGATGGAGCTGAGCCCCGAGCAGTTCGAACACGCGGATGCCGACGTCATCATCCACACCACCTACGGCGCGCCGGACACCACGACGAGGGGCGCGGTGGAGCAGCTGTGGTCGGGCCTGCCGGCGGTCTCGTCCGGTGCGTTGTACGAGGTCGAGGACGACACCTGGATGCTGGGCATCGGCGTCCTCGGCGCCAACCTGATCCTCGACGAGCTCGAGGAGATGCTGGCCTGA
- a CDS encoding COX15/CtaA family protein translates to MTAPPSPAPTPSRAGRLVRRLPLPSEATLRRLAVASLVTQTGIIVTGGAVRLTDSGLGCPDWPHCTAGSLTSTPEMGMHGAIEFGNRLLTFVLGAVALAMLVAVIRTFGSDRPRRDLLVPAAFLLGFIPAQAVIGGITVWSDLNPWVVMFHFLVSTVLVGVATILVRRAQRPRGAVPQRVGQPWLERLGLLVLAATAVSVYLGAVVTGSGPHAGDPDAKRTGLDVAVVTQIHADAVLVLVGLSVGLYFAARIAGSPGRSARAAVVLLVVEAAQGVIGFVQYRLELPELLVGLHMLGAGLMVMAAVDAWQATRWLPAAEHPAAMEHPAEAPGEPAPAGQRIP, encoded by the coding sequence ATGACAGCCCCACCGTCGCCGGCCCCCACCCCGAGCCGGGCCGGCCGCCTGGTGCGACGGCTGCCGCTCCCGTCCGAGGCGACCCTGCGGCGGCTGGCCGTCGCGTCGTTGGTCACCCAGACCGGCATCATCGTCACCGGGGGCGCCGTACGCCTCACCGATTCCGGCCTGGGCTGCCCGGACTGGCCGCACTGCACCGCCGGTTCCCTCACGTCCACGCCCGAGATGGGCATGCACGGGGCCATCGAGTTCGGCAACCGGCTGCTCACGTTCGTGCTCGGCGCGGTGGCGCTGGCGATGCTGGTTGCCGTCATCCGGACGTTCGGCTCCGATCGGCCGCGGCGGGACCTCCTGGTCCCCGCGGCGTTCCTGCTCGGCTTCATCCCGGCGCAGGCGGTCATCGGCGGCATCACCGTGTGGAGCGACCTGAACCCGTGGGTCGTCATGTTCCACTTCCTGGTCTCGACGGTGCTGGTCGGCGTCGCGACGATCCTGGTCCGGCGAGCGCAACGGCCGCGCGGCGCCGTGCCGCAGCGGGTGGGCCAGCCGTGGCTGGAGCGCCTCGGGCTGTTGGTCCTCGCCGCCACCGCCGTCTCGGTCTACCTCGGCGCGGTGGTGACCGGCAGCGGCCCGCACGCCGGTGACCCGGACGCCAAGCGCACCGGTCTCGACGTCGCCGTCGTGACCCAGATCCACGCCGACGCGGTGCTGGTGCTGGTCGGCCTGTCGGTCGGGCTCTACTTCGCCGCTCGCATCGCCGGATCGCCCGGCCGGTCCGCCCGCGCCGCCGTGGTCCTGCTCGTGGTCGAGGCGGCGCAAGGGGTCATCGGGTTCGTGCAGTACCGGCTGGAACTGCCGGAGCTGCTGGTCGGCCTGCACATGCTCGGCGCCGGGCTCATGGTGATGGCCGCGGTCGACGCCTGGCAGGCCACCCGGTGGCTGCCCGCGGCCGAGCATCCCGCGGCAATGGAGCACCCGGCCGAGGCGCCAGGCGAGCCCGCGCCCGCGGGGCAGCGGATCCCCTGA
- a CDS encoding PH domain-containing protein has product MTEGRSRLRPPRNWLDRRARPWWCAQLAISGGVVVVPLVVLGMLIEPARTWLLVPALVAAAATLVAVLALPPWWYRLHRWEVTERAVYTRGGFLWQTWRVAPMSRIQTVDTTRGPVQRVFGLSTVTVTTASSAGAVKIEGLDHEQAAELAEELTRITHETPGDAT; this is encoded by the coding sequence GTGACCGAGGGCCGAAGCCGGCTTCGTCCGCCTCGGAACTGGCTCGACCGACGTGCCCGTCCATGGTGGTGCGCTCAGCTGGCCATCTCCGGGGGCGTCGTGGTCGTGCCGCTGGTCGTGCTGGGGATGCTCATCGAGCCGGCTCGGACCTGGCTGCTGGTGCCCGCGCTCGTCGCGGCGGCGGCCACCCTCGTCGCGGTCCTGGCGCTGCCGCCGTGGTGGTATCGGCTGCATCGGTGGGAGGTCACCGAGCGCGCGGTGTACACGCGAGGCGGCTTCTTGTGGCAGACCTGGCGGGTCGCGCCGATGTCGCGTATCCAGACGGTCGACACCACCCGCGGGCCGGTGCAGCGCGTGTTCGGGCTGTCGACGGTGACGGTGACGACGGCGTCGTCGGCGGGGGCGGTGAAGATCGAAGGGCTCGACCACGAGCAGGCCGCCGAGCTCGCCGAGGAACTGACCCGCATCACGCACGAGACTCCCGGCGACGCCACATGA
- a CDS encoding PH domain-containing protein, whose product MSDDDGSWEALHPDTLKVTAIVMVGVAVAAAVPTAIGIGSATSYPTALAWVVPGAVLLVAGVTALDYLRLRHTHYQVTDRLMELRKGVIMTTRRSLARERIRTVDLSADPVSRVFGLVKVNIGTGDGRSGAAASNEQTLQLDSVSRAEGERLRAVLLDRSPATPEQADGTTLATWDPAWTRYAPLSFVTFALAAFAVGAMFQVLDWFGRGGLPVEVIMDIADRIGAWPTLGLAVVVFMLAGLIGALSVYVEAWWSYRLEREPGGTLRVRRGLLTTRSVSLEEQRVRGIELVEPLGVRAAKAARVDVVTTGLKNDPTSDLSTLLPAAPRALALRIAAQVAGVRADLPLRSHPVSARARRLRWAVMADVAIIAALVLLVVATPLPAFWVTVFSIVAVAACAGFAAMAVDAYRALGHELDDEYLVARRGSVRRATVFLQRQGIVGWRISQSVFQRRAGLMTVTATTAAGARRYSVIDADEHEILEVAADAVPELLEPFLVRDLPSPPGRVS is encoded by the coding sequence ATGAGCGACGACGACGGCTCCTGGGAGGCGCTGCATCCTGACACGTTGAAGGTGACGGCCATCGTCATGGTCGGGGTCGCCGTCGCCGCCGCGGTCCCGACGGCGATCGGCATCGGCTCGGCGACGTCGTACCCGACCGCGCTGGCGTGGGTGGTGCCGGGCGCGGTTCTGCTGGTCGCCGGCGTCACGGCGCTGGACTACCTGCGGTTGCGGCACACGCACTACCAGGTGACCGACCGCCTCATGGAGCTGCGCAAAGGCGTGATCATGACCACGCGGCGGTCGCTGGCTCGCGAGCGCATCCGCACCGTCGACCTCAGCGCCGATCCGGTGTCGCGCGTGTTCGGCCTGGTCAAGGTGAACATCGGCACCGGCGACGGGCGCAGCGGGGCGGCGGCGTCGAATGAGCAGACCCTGCAGCTCGACTCGGTCAGCCGGGCAGAGGGGGAACGCCTGCGGGCCGTCCTGCTCGATCGCTCGCCCGCCACGCCCGAGCAGGCCGACGGCACCACGCTGGCCACCTGGGACCCGGCGTGGACGCGCTACGCACCACTGTCGTTCGTGACGTTCGCGCTCGCGGCGTTCGCGGTCGGGGCGATGTTCCAGGTGCTCGACTGGTTCGGCCGCGGCGGCCTGCCGGTCGAGGTGATCATGGACATCGCCGACCGGATCGGGGCCTGGCCGACTCTTGGGCTGGCCGTCGTCGTGTTCATGCTGGCCGGGCTCATCGGTGCGTTGTCGGTGTACGTCGAGGCGTGGTGGAGCTACCGGCTGGAGCGGGAACCGGGCGGCACCCTGCGGGTCCGGCGCGGGCTGCTGACCACTCGCTCGGTGAGTTTGGAGGAGCAACGTGTTCGCGGCATCGAGCTCGTCGAACCGCTCGGTGTCCGCGCCGCCAAAGCGGCCCGGGTCGACGTCGTCACCACCGGCCTGAAGAACGATCCGACCAGCGATCTGTCCACGTTGCTGCCGGCGGCGCCGCGGGCGCTGGCGTTGCGTATCGCCGCCCAGGTCGCCGGCGTCCGCGCCGACCTGCCGCTGCGCTCACACCCAGTCTCGGCCCGTGCCCGGCGGCTGCGCTGGGCGGTCATGGCCGACGTCGCGATCATCGCGGCCCTGGTGCTGCTCGTCGTCGCCACCCCGCTGCCGGCATTCTGGGTGACGGTGTTCAGCATCGTCGCCGTGGCCGCCTGCGCCGGCTTCGCCGCCATGGCGGTCGACGCCTACCGCGCACTTGGTCACGAGTTGGACGACGAGTACCTGGTGGCCCGGCGGGGGAGCGTTAGGCGGGCGACGGTGTTCCTGCAGCGCCAGGGCATCGTCGGCTGGCGCATCAGCCAGTCGGTGTTCCAACGCCGCGCGGGCCTGATGACGGTGACGGCGACGACGGCCGCCGGCGCCCGGCGCTACTCCGTCATCGACGCCGACGAGCACGAGATCCTCGAGGTCGCCGCCGACGCGGTCCCGGAGCTGCTGGAGCCCTTCCTGGTCCGGGACCTGCCGTCCCCACCCGGACGGGTGAGCTGA
- a CDS encoding ABC transporter permease, translating to MTFVPAPGAAPVGRMLLAQTAFETKLLLRNGEQLLLTAVIPVVLLWLLTAAPVFDTGSYDRVDFLVPGILALCVMSTAFTSLAIATGYERRYGALKRLAASPLPRWALLLAKALTVLVVEVLQVGLVCGLGLALGWRPSGSPLSVAVLLLAGTLAFAGLGLVMAGTLRAEATLAAANLVYLLLLVLGGVVIPLDGFPDGLRDVLELTPTGALATGLRSVLADGAGLPGTQVAVLTAWAVLGLAAAARCFRWE from the coding sequence ATGACGTTCGTCCCCGCGCCCGGCGCGGCGCCGGTGGGCCGCATGCTGCTCGCCCAGACCGCGTTCGAGACGAAGCTGCTGTTGCGCAACGGCGAGCAACTGCTCCTGACCGCCGTCATCCCGGTCGTCCTGCTGTGGCTGCTGACCGCCGCCCCGGTCTTCGACACCGGCAGCTACGACCGCGTCGACTTCCTCGTTCCCGGCATCTTGGCCCTGTGCGTGATGTCGACGGCGTTCACGTCGCTGGCCATCGCCACCGGCTACGAGCGGCGCTACGGTGCGCTGAAACGGCTGGCCGCCTCGCCGCTGCCCCGCTGGGCACTGCTGCTGGCGAAGGCGCTGACGGTGCTGGTCGTCGAGGTTTTGCAGGTGGGACTGGTGTGCGGGCTCGGCCTGGCGCTGGGCTGGCGGCCGTCGGGGTCGCCGCTGTCGGTCGCGGTGCTGCTGCTGGCTGGCACTCTGGCCTTCGCCGGCCTGGGTCTGGTCATGGCCGGGACGCTGCGGGCCGAGGCGACACTGGCCGCGGCCAACCTCGTCTACCTGCTCCTCCTGGTGCTGGGCGGCGTGGTCATCCCCCTCGACGGGTTCCCGGACGGGCTGCGCGACGTCCTCGAACTGACCCCCACCGGGGCGCTGGCCACGGGGCTGCGGTCCGTCCTGGCCGACGGCGCCGGCCTACCCGGCACACAGGTCGCCGTGCTGACCGCCTGGGCCGTCCTGGGGCTGGCCGCCGCCGCCCGCTGTTTCCGCTGGGAGTAG
- a CDS encoding ABC transporter ATP-binding protein, with amino-acid sequence MSAAPAVDISALVKRYGPTAAVDGLSFTVAAGSVTSVLGRNGAGKTTTIEACEGFRRPDSGTIRVLGLDPWRDGARLRPRVGVMLQEGTGFYPGARAAELLTHLARLHAHPLDVPSLVDRLGLGGASRTPLRRLSGGERQRVALAAALVGRPELVFLDEPTAGLDTQARRDTWELIAELRADGVTVVLTTHLIDEAERLSDHVVIIDRGRLLAEGSPQELTAGAVDDVIRFGGPPRLDLASLRAALPAAARVQEIAPGSYEVAAIVDPRLLATLTSWCAANDILAEGLHVGHRSLEDVFLELTGQSAGGSSSAPGARP; translated from the coding sequence GTGAGCGCAGCACCAGCCGTCGACATCTCCGCACTGGTGAAGCGCTACGGTCCCACCGCCGCCGTGGACGGCCTCTCGTTCACCGTCGCCGCCGGCAGCGTCACGTCGGTCCTCGGCCGCAACGGTGCCGGCAAGACCACCACCATCGAAGCCTGCGAGGGCTTCCGCCGCCCCGACTCCGGGACCATCCGCGTGCTGGGACTCGACCCGTGGCGCGACGGCGCCCGGCTACGGCCCCGGGTCGGCGTCATGCTGCAGGAGGGCACCGGCTTCTATCCCGGCGCCCGCGCGGCCGAACTGCTCACCCACCTCGCCCGGTTGCACGCTCACCCGCTGGACGTGCCGTCCCTTGTAGATCGGCTCGGGCTCGGTGGCGCCAGTCGGACGCCGCTGCGCCGCCTCTCCGGCGGTGAGCGCCAGCGCGTGGCGTTGGCCGCGGCCCTCGTCGGCCGTCCCGAGCTGGTGTTCCTGGACGAGCCGACCGCCGGCCTGGACACCCAGGCCCGGCGCGACACGTGGGAACTGATCGCCGAACTGCGCGCCGACGGCGTCACCGTCGTCCTCACGACCCACCTCATCGACGAGGCGGAACGGCTGTCCGACCACGTCGTCATCATCGACCGCGGCCGGCTGCTGGCCGAAGGCAGCCCGCAGGAGCTCACCGCCGGCGCCGTCGACGACGTCATCCGCTTCGGCGGTCCGCCCCGCCTCGACCTGGCGTCGCTGCGCGCGGCGCTCCCGGCGGCGGCGCGAGTGCAGGAGATCGCACCGGGCAGCTACGAGGTCGCGGCGATCGTCGACCCGCGGCTGCTGGCGACGCTGACGTCGTGGTGCGCGGCGAACGACATCCTGGCCGAGGGGCTGCACGTGGGCCACCGGTCGTTGGAGGACGTGTTCCTGGAGCTGACCGGCCAGTCCGCCGGCGGTTCGTCCAGCGCTCCGGGGGCGCGGCCATGA
- a CDS encoding DUF6458 family protein: protein MTLGRGIFLMTIGLILALAVRDRAGLIDLSMIGWILTGVGLLIFSLSFIVGPARAVREPEPVDEPDDIDEL, encoded by the coding sequence ATGACGCTGGGCCGTGGCATCTTCCTCATGACGATCGGACTGATCCTCGCCCTCGCGGTACGCGATCGGGCCGGGCTCATCGACCTCAGCATGATCGGGTGGATCCTCACCGGGGTCGGCCTGCTCATCTTTTCGCTCTCGTTCATCGTGGGTCCGGCCCGGGCAGTCCGCGAGCCGGAACCCGTCGACGAACCTGACGACATCGACGAACTCTGA